The following proteins are encoded in a genomic region of Paralichthys olivaceus isolate ysfri-2021 chromosome 23, ASM2471397v2, whole genome shotgun sequence:
- the osbpl8 gene encoding oxysterol-binding protein-related protein 8 isoform X2, giving the protein MESSSESQQEPEKTLHHAELREHHATSAAVVCSDDTVLLTPGRMSQRQVKERDKEREKEAGLQTPNREHVASPSTLSPGVSYSHGFERGKEDLLPLPLKEDSHSISKSKSETKLYNGSDKDVSASGGKLTKKESLKVQKKNYREEKKRATKELLSTITDPSVIVMADWLKIRGTLKSWTKLWCVLKPGVLLIYKTHKNGQWVGTVLLNACELIERPSKKDGFCFKLFHPLEQSIWAVKGPKGEAVGSITQPLPSSHLIFRAASESDGRCWMDALELALKCSSLLKRTMIREGKEDMSTVATGGEHSINFYSLLRAHNMHGFQFSDSDHLKDPDLYSDKSDREGEQDHEESDPEGLEKSEESDSDTSERQDDSYIDLDPNEHVRETPYLEQSHEELGEAGEAAQTETVSEENKSLIWTLLKQVRPGMDLSKVVLPTFILEPRSFLDKLSDYYYHADFLSEAAIEENAYNRMKKVVKWYISGFYKKPKGLKKPYNPIIGETYRCMWLHQRTNSKTFYIAEQVSHHPPVSAFYVSNRKDGFCLSGSILAKSKFYGNSLSAILDGEARLTFLNRGEDYVMNMPYAHCKGILYGTMTLELGGQITIACEKTGYSAQLEFKLKPFLGSSDCVNEIYGKIKLGKEVLATLEGHWDSEIFINDKKTGTVDTFWNPTPDLRQSRLTRCTVPPEEQGEYESERLWQHVTRAINNKDQTEATNEKFILEEAQRKSARERKAKCEEWISALFEQDPVTGEWHYRYADTRPWDPLNDLIQFEKDGCIQTKVRHRTPMVTVPKRKHKSDKPKSPESGCSSPEPDRQDSSGSERHKSKHNSRLRKKGADLSELQSAIESIKQTQEDINRSIGVLRSRASGRVEGGSFLQQRDYVIIVFLILLQVVINYVFK; this is encoded by the exons GTTttgagagagggaaggaggaccTCCTGCCTCTGCCTTTAAAAGAAGACTCACATTCCATTTCTAAGAGCAAG TCTGAAACAAAGCTGTACAATGGCTCAGACAAGGATGTGTCGGCGTCTGGAGGAAAGCTCACCAAGAAGGAGTCCCTCAAG GTGCAGAAGAAAAACTacagggaagaaaagaagagggcGACCAAGGAGCTGCTCAGCACCATCACTGACCCCTCTGTCATCGTCATGGCCGACTGGCTGAAG ATCCGCGGCACTCTGAAGAGCTGGACCAAGCTGTGGTGTGTGCTGAAGCCAGGCGTCCTGCTCATCTACAAAACCCACAAAAACGGCCAGTGGGTGGGAACGGTGCTGCTCAACGCCTGCGAGCTGATCGAGAGGCCCTCCAAGAAGGACGGCTTCTGCTTCAAGCTCTTCCACCCGCTGGAACAGTCCATCTGGGCTGTCAAG GGTCCTAAAGGGGAAGCAGTGGGCTCCATCACGCAGCCATTACCCAGCAGCCACCTCATCTTTCGTGCTGCCTCTGAGTCTGATG gtcGATGCTGGATGGACGCCTTAGAGCTGGCCCTGAAGTGCTCCAGCCTGCTGAAGAGGACCATGATCCGTGAGGGGAAGGAGGACATGAGCACAGTCGCTACTGGCGGAGAACACTCCATCAATTTCTACAGTCTCCTGCGAGCCCACAACATGCACGGTTTCCA GTTCAGTGACAGTGACCATTTGAAAGACCCCGACCTGTACTCGGACAAGTCGGACCGCGAGGGAGAGCAGGACCACGAGGAGTCCGACCCAGAAGGCCTGGAGAAGAGCGAGGAGAGTGACAGCGACACGTCGGAGCGCCAAGACGACTCGTACATTGACCTTGATCCAAACGAACATGTCAGGGAAACCCCGTACCTGGAACAATCGCACGAGGAACTGGGAGAG GCTGGTGAGGCTGCGCAGACAGAGACGGTATCAGAGGAGAATAAATCTCTGATCTGGACGTTGCTGAAGCAGGTCCGACCTGGCATGGACCTGTCCAAGGTGGTGTTGCCCACCTTCATCCTGGAGCCGAGATCCTTCCTCGACAAACTCTCGGACTACTACTACCACGCAGACTTCCTGTCAGA GGCTGCGATCGAAGAGAACGCCTACAACCGCATGAAGAAGGTGGTGAAGTGGTACATTTCTGGGTTTTACAAAAAGCCAAAG GGGTTGAAGAAGCCTTACAACCCTATTATTGGGGAGACGTACCGCTGCATGTGGCTCCACCAGAGGACAAACAGCAAGACGTTCTACATCGCAGAACAG GTTTCCCATCATCCCCCAGTGTCTGCCTTCTATGTCAGCAACAGGAAGGATGGATTCTGCCTCAGTGGCAGCATCCTTGCCAAGTCTAAGTTTTatg GAAACTCTCTGTCGGCCATATTAGACGGGGAGGCCCGCCTCACTTTTCTCAACCGAGGGGAGGACTATGTGATGAACATGCCCTACGCCCACTGTAAAG GTATCCTGTATGGCACCATGACCCTGGAGCTGGGTGGACAGATCACTATTGCCTGTGAGAAAACAGGCTACAGTGCTCAGCTGGAGTTCAAACTGAAG ccgTTCCTGGGCAGCAGCGACTGCGTCAATGAGATCTATGGAAAGATTAAGCTGGGAAAGGAGGTGTTAGCCACACTAGAAGGACACTGG GACAGCGAGATCTTCATCAATGACAAGAAGACGGGGACAGTGGACACTTTCTGGAATCCGACACCAGACCTGAGACAGAGTCGACTGACCCGCTGCACTGTCCCAccagaggagcagggagagtaTGAATCAGAAAG ACTGTGGCAGCACGTGACCCGGGCCATCAACAACAAGGACCAGACCGAGGCCACCAATGAGAAGTTCATTCTGGAGGAAGCTCAGAGGAAGTCGGCCCGCGAGCGGAAAGCCAAATGCGAGGAGTGGATCTCCGCCCTGTTTGAGCAGGACCCCGTCACTGGAGAGTGGCATTACAGATATGCTGA CACAAGGCCATGGGATCCACTCAACGACCTGATCCAGTTTGAAAAGGACGGCTGCATCCAGACCAAGGTCCGACACCGCACCCCTATG GTAACGGTGCCAAAGAGGAAACATAAGAGTGACAAGCCCAAAAGTCCAGAGAGTGGCTGCTCTTCACCCGAACCCGACCGTCAGGACTCGTCTGGCAGCGAAC GACACAAAAGCAAACATAACAGTCGGCTGAGGAAAAAAGGAGCCGACCTCAGTGAACTTCAAAGTGCCATTGAATCCATAAAGCAGACGCAGGAGGACATTAACAG GAGCATCGGTGTGCTGCGGAGTCGCGCATCGGGCCGGGTGGAGGGCGGCTCCTTCCTCCAGCAGCGCGACTACGTCATCATCGTTTTCCTCATCCTCCTTCAGGTCGTGATCAACTACGTCTTCAAGTAG
- the osbpl8 gene encoding oxysterol-binding protein-related protein 8 isoform X1, with protein sequence MESSSESQQEPEKTLHHAELREHHATSAAVVCSDDTVLLTPGRMSQRQVKERDKEREKEAGLQTPNREHVASPSTLSPGVSYSHGFERGKEDLLPLPLKEDSHSISKSKSETKLYNGSDKDVSASGGKLTKKESLKVQKKNYREEKKRATKELLSTITDPSVIVMADWLKIRGTLKSWTKLWCVLKPGVLLIYKTHKNGQWVGTVLLNACELIERPSKKDGFCFKLFHPLEQSIWAVKGPKGEAVGSITQPLPSSHLIFRAASESDGRCWMDALELALKCSSLLKRTMIREGKEDMSTVATGGEHSINFYSLLRAHNMHGFQFSDSDHLKDPDLYSDKSDREGEQDHEESDPEGLEKSEESDSDTSERQDDSYIDLDPNEHVRETPYLEQSHEELGEAGEAAQTETVSEENKSLIWTLLKQVRPGMDLSKVVLPTFILEPRSFLDKLSDYYYHADFLSEAAIEENAYNRMKKVVKWYISGFYKKPKGLKKPYNPIIGETYRCMWLHQRTNSKTFYIAEQVSHHPPVSAFYVSNRKDGFCLSGSILAKSKFYGNSLSAILDGEARLTFLNRGEDYVMNMPYAHCKGILYGTMTLELGGQITIACEKTGYSAQLEFKLKPFLGSSDCVNEIYGKIKLGKEVLATLEGHWDSEIFINDKKTGTVDTFWNPTPDLRQSRLTRCTVPPEEQGEYESERLWQHVTRAINNKDQTEATNEKFILEEAQRKSARERKAKCEEWISALFEQDPVTGEWHYRYADTRPWDPLNDLIQFEKDGCIQTKVRHRTPMVRSGSLISLSNQGPRRDNCKCQVTVPKRKHKSDKPKSPESGCSSPEPDRQDSSGSERHKSKHNSRLRKKGADLSELQSAIESIKQTQEDINRSIGVLRSRASGRVEGGSFLQQRDYVIIVFLILLQVVINYVFK encoded by the exons GTTttgagagagggaaggaggaccTCCTGCCTCTGCCTTTAAAAGAAGACTCACATTCCATTTCTAAGAGCAAG TCTGAAACAAAGCTGTACAATGGCTCAGACAAGGATGTGTCGGCGTCTGGAGGAAAGCTCACCAAGAAGGAGTCCCTCAAG GTGCAGAAGAAAAACTacagggaagaaaagaagagggcGACCAAGGAGCTGCTCAGCACCATCACTGACCCCTCTGTCATCGTCATGGCCGACTGGCTGAAG ATCCGCGGCACTCTGAAGAGCTGGACCAAGCTGTGGTGTGTGCTGAAGCCAGGCGTCCTGCTCATCTACAAAACCCACAAAAACGGCCAGTGGGTGGGAACGGTGCTGCTCAACGCCTGCGAGCTGATCGAGAGGCCCTCCAAGAAGGACGGCTTCTGCTTCAAGCTCTTCCACCCGCTGGAACAGTCCATCTGGGCTGTCAAG GGTCCTAAAGGGGAAGCAGTGGGCTCCATCACGCAGCCATTACCCAGCAGCCACCTCATCTTTCGTGCTGCCTCTGAGTCTGATG gtcGATGCTGGATGGACGCCTTAGAGCTGGCCCTGAAGTGCTCCAGCCTGCTGAAGAGGACCATGATCCGTGAGGGGAAGGAGGACATGAGCACAGTCGCTACTGGCGGAGAACACTCCATCAATTTCTACAGTCTCCTGCGAGCCCACAACATGCACGGTTTCCA GTTCAGTGACAGTGACCATTTGAAAGACCCCGACCTGTACTCGGACAAGTCGGACCGCGAGGGAGAGCAGGACCACGAGGAGTCCGACCCAGAAGGCCTGGAGAAGAGCGAGGAGAGTGACAGCGACACGTCGGAGCGCCAAGACGACTCGTACATTGACCTTGATCCAAACGAACATGTCAGGGAAACCCCGTACCTGGAACAATCGCACGAGGAACTGGGAGAG GCTGGTGAGGCTGCGCAGACAGAGACGGTATCAGAGGAGAATAAATCTCTGATCTGGACGTTGCTGAAGCAGGTCCGACCTGGCATGGACCTGTCCAAGGTGGTGTTGCCCACCTTCATCCTGGAGCCGAGATCCTTCCTCGACAAACTCTCGGACTACTACTACCACGCAGACTTCCTGTCAGA GGCTGCGATCGAAGAGAACGCCTACAACCGCATGAAGAAGGTGGTGAAGTGGTACATTTCTGGGTTTTACAAAAAGCCAAAG GGGTTGAAGAAGCCTTACAACCCTATTATTGGGGAGACGTACCGCTGCATGTGGCTCCACCAGAGGACAAACAGCAAGACGTTCTACATCGCAGAACAG GTTTCCCATCATCCCCCAGTGTCTGCCTTCTATGTCAGCAACAGGAAGGATGGATTCTGCCTCAGTGGCAGCATCCTTGCCAAGTCTAAGTTTTatg GAAACTCTCTGTCGGCCATATTAGACGGGGAGGCCCGCCTCACTTTTCTCAACCGAGGGGAGGACTATGTGATGAACATGCCCTACGCCCACTGTAAAG GTATCCTGTATGGCACCATGACCCTGGAGCTGGGTGGACAGATCACTATTGCCTGTGAGAAAACAGGCTACAGTGCTCAGCTGGAGTTCAAACTGAAG ccgTTCCTGGGCAGCAGCGACTGCGTCAATGAGATCTATGGAAAGATTAAGCTGGGAAAGGAGGTGTTAGCCACACTAGAAGGACACTGG GACAGCGAGATCTTCATCAATGACAAGAAGACGGGGACAGTGGACACTTTCTGGAATCCGACACCAGACCTGAGACAGAGTCGACTGACCCGCTGCACTGTCCCAccagaggagcagggagagtaTGAATCAGAAAG ACTGTGGCAGCACGTGACCCGGGCCATCAACAACAAGGACCAGACCGAGGCCACCAATGAGAAGTTCATTCTGGAGGAAGCTCAGAGGAAGTCGGCCCGCGAGCGGAAAGCCAAATGCGAGGAGTGGATCTCCGCCCTGTTTGAGCAGGACCCCGTCACTGGAGAGTGGCATTACAGATATGCTGA CACAAGGCCATGGGATCCACTCAACGACCTGATCCAGTTTGAAAAGGACGGCTGCATCCAGACCAAGGTCCGACACCGCACCCCTATGGTACGTTCTGGCAGTCTTATTAGTCTGAGTAACCAGGGGCCGCGGAGGGACAATTGCAAGTGCCAG GTAACGGTGCCAAAGAGGAAACATAAGAGTGACAAGCCCAAAAGTCCAGAGAGTGGCTGCTCTTCACCCGAACCCGACCGTCAGGACTCGTCTGGCAGCGAAC GACACAAAAGCAAACATAACAGTCGGCTGAGGAAAAAAGGAGCCGACCTCAGTGAACTTCAAAGTGCCATTGAATCCATAAAGCAGACGCAGGAGGACATTAACAG GAGCATCGGTGTGCTGCGGAGTCGCGCATCGGGCCGGGTGGAGGGCGGCTCCTTCCTCCAGCAGCGCGACTACGTCATCATCGTTTTCCTCATCCTCCTTCAGGTCGTGATCAACTACGTCTTCAAGTAG
- the osbpl8 gene encoding oxysterol-binding protein-related protein 8 isoform X4 has product MSQRQVKERDKEREKEAGLQTPNREHVASPSTLSPGVSYSHGFERGKEDLLPLPLKEDSHSISKSKSETKLYNGSDKDVSASGGKLTKKESLKVQKKNYREEKKRATKELLSTITDPSVIVMADWLKIRGTLKSWTKLWCVLKPGVLLIYKTHKNGQWVGTVLLNACELIERPSKKDGFCFKLFHPLEQSIWAVKGPKGEAVGSITQPLPSSHLIFRAASESDGRCWMDALELALKCSSLLKRTMIREGKEDMSTVATGGEHSINFYSLLRAHNMHGFQFSDSDHLKDPDLYSDKSDREGEQDHEESDPEGLEKSEESDSDTSERQDDSYIDLDPNEHVRETPYLEQSHEELGEAGEAAQTETVSEENKSLIWTLLKQVRPGMDLSKVVLPTFILEPRSFLDKLSDYYYHADFLSEAAIEENAYNRMKKVVKWYISGFYKKPKGLKKPYNPIIGETYRCMWLHQRTNSKTFYIAEQVSHHPPVSAFYVSNRKDGFCLSGSILAKSKFYGNSLSAILDGEARLTFLNRGEDYVMNMPYAHCKGILYGTMTLELGGQITIACEKTGYSAQLEFKLKPFLGSSDCVNEIYGKIKLGKEVLATLEGHWDSEIFINDKKTGTVDTFWNPTPDLRQSRLTRCTVPPEEQGEYESERLWQHVTRAINNKDQTEATNEKFILEEAQRKSARERKAKCEEWISALFEQDPVTGEWHYRYADTRPWDPLNDLIQFEKDGCIQTKVRHRTPMVRSGSLISLSNQGPRRDNCKCQVTVPKRKHKSDKPKSPESGCSSPEPDRQDSSGSERHKSKHNSRLRKKGADLSELQSAIESIKQTQEDINRSIGVLRSRASGRVEGGSFLQQRDYVIIVFLILLQVVINYVFK; this is encoded by the exons GTTttgagagagggaaggaggaccTCCTGCCTCTGCCTTTAAAAGAAGACTCACATTCCATTTCTAAGAGCAAG TCTGAAACAAAGCTGTACAATGGCTCAGACAAGGATGTGTCGGCGTCTGGAGGAAAGCTCACCAAGAAGGAGTCCCTCAAG GTGCAGAAGAAAAACTacagggaagaaaagaagagggcGACCAAGGAGCTGCTCAGCACCATCACTGACCCCTCTGTCATCGTCATGGCCGACTGGCTGAAG ATCCGCGGCACTCTGAAGAGCTGGACCAAGCTGTGGTGTGTGCTGAAGCCAGGCGTCCTGCTCATCTACAAAACCCACAAAAACGGCCAGTGGGTGGGAACGGTGCTGCTCAACGCCTGCGAGCTGATCGAGAGGCCCTCCAAGAAGGACGGCTTCTGCTTCAAGCTCTTCCACCCGCTGGAACAGTCCATCTGGGCTGTCAAG GGTCCTAAAGGGGAAGCAGTGGGCTCCATCACGCAGCCATTACCCAGCAGCCACCTCATCTTTCGTGCTGCCTCTGAGTCTGATG gtcGATGCTGGATGGACGCCTTAGAGCTGGCCCTGAAGTGCTCCAGCCTGCTGAAGAGGACCATGATCCGTGAGGGGAAGGAGGACATGAGCACAGTCGCTACTGGCGGAGAACACTCCATCAATTTCTACAGTCTCCTGCGAGCCCACAACATGCACGGTTTCCA GTTCAGTGACAGTGACCATTTGAAAGACCCCGACCTGTACTCGGACAAGTCGGACCGCGAGGGAGAGCAGGACCACGAGGAGTCCGACCCAGAAGGCCTGGAGAAGAGCGAGGAGAGTGACAGCGACACGTCGGAGCGCCAAGACGACTCGTACATTGACCTTGATCCAAACGAACATGTCAGGGAAACCCCGTACCTGGAACAATCGCACGAGGAACTGGGAGAG GCTGGTGAGGCTGCGCAGACAGAGACGGTATCAGAGGAGAATAAATCTCTGATCTGGACGTTGCTGAAGCAGGTCCGACCTGGCATGGACCTGTCCAAGGTGGTGTTGCCCACCTTCATCCTGGAGCCGAGATCCTTCCTCGACAAACTCTCGGACTACTACTACCACGCAGACTTCCTGTCAGA GGCTGCGATCGAAGAGAACGCCTACAACCGCATGAAGAAGGTGGTGAAGTGGTACATTTCTGGGTTTTACAAAAAGCCAAAG GGGTTGAAGAAGCCTTACAACCCTATTATTGGGGAGACGTACCGCTGCATGTGGCTCCACCAGAGGACAAACAGCAAGACGTTCTACATCGCAGAACAG GTTTCCCATCATCCCCCAGTGTCTGCCTTCTATGTCAGCAACAGGAAGGATGGATTCTGCCTCAGTGGCAGCATCCTTGCCAAGTCTAAGTTTTatg GAAACTCTCTGTCGGCCATATTAGACGGGGAGGCCCGCCTCACTTTTCTCAACCGAGGGGAGGACTATGTGATGAACATGCCCTACGCCCACTGTAAAG GTATCCTGTATGGCACCATGACCCTGGAGCTGGGTGGACAGATCACTATTGCCTGTGAGAAAACAGGCTACAGTGCTCAGCTGGAGTTCAAACTGAAG ccgTTCCTGGGCAGCAGCGACTGCGTCAATGAGATCTATGGAAAGATTAAGCTGGGAAAGGAGGTGTTAGCCACACTAGAAGGACACTGG GACAGCGAGATCTTCATCAATGACAAGAAGACGGGGACAGTGGACACTTTCTGGAATCCGACACCAGACCTGAGACAGAGTCGACTGACCCGCTGCACTGTCCCAccagaggagcagggagagtaTGAATCAGAAAG ACTGTGGCAGCACGTGACCCGGGCCATCAACAACAAGGACCAGACCGAGGCCACCAATGAGAAGTTCATTCTGGAGGAAGCTCAGAGGAAGTCGGCCCGCGAGCGGAAAGCCAAATGCGAGGAGTGGATCTCCGCCCTGTTTGAGCAGGACCCCGTCACTGGAGAGTGGCATTACAGATATGCTGA CACAAGGCCATGGGATCCACTCAACGACCTGATCCAGTTTGAAAAGGACGGCTGCATCCAGACCAAGGTCCGACACCGCACCCCTATGGTACGTTCTGGCAGTCTTATTAGTCTGAGTAACCAGGGGCCGCGGAGGGACAATTGCAAGTGCCAG GTAACGGTGCCAAAGAGGAAACATAAGAGTGACAAGCCCAAAAGTCCAGAGAGTGGCTGCTCTTCACCCGAACCCGACCGTCAGGACTCGTCTGGCAGCGAAC GACACAAAAGCAAACATAACAGTCGGCTGAGGAAAAAAGGAGCCGACCTCAGTGAACTTCAAAGTGCCATTGAATCCATAAAGCAGACGCAGGAGGACATTAACAG GAGCATCGGTGTGCTGCGGAGTCGCGCATCGGGCCGGGTGGAGGGCGGCTCCTTCCTCCAGCAGCGCGACTACGTCATCATCGTTTTCCTCATCCTCCTTCAGGTCGTGATCAACTACGTCTTCAAGTAG
- the osbpl8 gene encoding oxysterol-binding protein-related protein 8 isoform X6, giving the protein MSQRQVKERDKEREKEAGLQTPNREHVASPSTLSPGVSYSHGFERGKEDLLPLPLKEDSHSISKSKSETKLYNGSDKDVSASGGKLTKKESLKVQKKNYREEKKRATKELLSTITDPSVIVMADWLKIRGTLKSWTKLWCVLKPGVLLIYKTHKNGQWVGTVLLNACELIERPSKKDGFCFKLFHPLEQSIWAVKGPKGEAVGSITQPLPSSHLIFRAASESDGRCWMDALELALKCSSLLKRTMIREGKEDMSTVATGGEHSINFYSLLRAHNMHGFQFSDSDHLKDPDLYSDKSDREGEQDHEESDPEGLEKSEESDSDTSERQDDSYIDLDPNEHVRETPYLEQSHEELGEAGEAAQTETVSEENKSLIWTLLKQVRPGMDLSKVVLPTFILEPRSFLDKLSDYYYHADFLSEAAIEENAYNRMKKVVKWYISGFYKKPKGLKKPYNPIIGETYRCMWLHQRTNSKTFYIAEQVSHHPPVSAFYVSNRKDGFCLSGSILAKSKFYGNSLSAILDGEARLTFLNRGEDYVMNMPYAHCKGILYGTMTLELGGQITIACEKTGYSAQLEFKLKPFLGSSDCVNEIYGKIKLGKEVLATLEGHWDSEIFINDKKTGTVDTFWNPTPDLRQSRLTRCTVPPEEQGEYESERLWQHVTRAINNKDQTEATNEKFILEEAQRKSARERKAKCEEWISALFEQDPVTGEWHYRYADTRPWDPLNDLIQFEKDGCIQTKVRHRTPMVTVPKRKHKSDKPKSPESGCSSPEPDRQDSSGSERHKSKHNSRLRKKGADLSELQSAIESIKQTQEDINRSIGVLRSRASGRVEGGSFLQQRDYVIIVFLILLQVVINYVFK; this is encoded by the exons GTTttgagagagggaaggaggaccTCCTGCCTCTGCCTTTAAAAGAAGACTCACATTCCATTTCTAAGAGCAAG TCTGAAACAAAGCTGTACAATGGCTCAGACAAGGATGTGTCGGCGTCTGGAGGAAAGCTCACCAAGAAGGAGTCCCTCAAG GTGCAGAAGAAAAACTacagggaagaaaagaagagggcGACCAAGGAGCTGCTCAGCACCATCACTGACCCCTCTGTCATCGTCATGGCCGACTGGCTGAAG ATCCGCGGCACTCTGAAGAGCTGGACCAAGCTGTGGTGTGTGCTGAAGCCAGGCGTCCTGCTCATCTACAAAACCCACAAAAACGGCCAGTGGGTGGGAACGGTGCTGCTCAACGCCTGCGAGCTGATCGAGAGGCCCTCCAAGAAGGACGGCTTCTGCTTCAAGCTCTTCCACCCGCTGGAACAGTCCATCTGGGCTGTCAAG GGTCCTAAAGGGGAAGCAGTGGGCTCCATCACGCAGCCATTACCCAGCAGCCACCTCATCTTTCGTGCTGCCTCTGAGTCTGATG gtcGATGCTGGATGGACGCCTTAGAGCTGGCCCTGAAGTGCTCCAGCCTGCTGAAGAGGACCATGATCCGTGAGGGGAAGGAGGACATGAGCACAGTCGCTACTGGCGGAGAACACTCCATCAATTTCTACAGTCTCCTGCGAGCCCACAACATGCACGGTTTCCA GTTCAGTGACAGTGACCATTTGAAAGACCCCGACCTGTACTCGGACAAGTCGGACCGCGAGGGAGAGCAGGACCACGAGGAGTCCGACCCAGAAGGCCTGGAGAAGAGCGAGGAGAGTGACAGCGACACGTCGGAGCGCCAAGACGACTCGTACATTGACCTTGATCCAAACGAACATGTCAGGGAAACCCCGTACCTGGAACAATCGCACGAGGAACTGGGAGAG GCTGGTGAGGCTGCGCAGACAGAGACGGTATCAGAGGAGAATAAATCTCTGATCTGGACGTTGCTGAAGCAGGTCCGACCTGGCATGGACCTGTCCAAGGTGGTGTTGCCCACCTTCATCCTGGAGCCGAGATCCTTCCTCGACAAACTCTCGGACTACTACTACCACGCAGACTTCCTGTCAGA GGCTGCGATCGAAGAGAACGCCTACAACCGCATGAAGAAGGTGGTGAAGTGGTACATTTCTGGGTTTTACAAAAAGCCAAAG GGGTTGAAGAAGCCTTACAACCCTATTATTGGGGAGACGTACCGCTGCATGTGGCTCCACCAGAGGACAAACAGCAAGACGTTCTACATCGCAGAACAG GTTTCCCATCATCCCCCAGTGTCTGCCTTCTATGTCAGCAACAGGAAGGATGGATTCTGCCTCAGTGGCAGCATCCTTGCCAAGTCTAAGTTTTatg GAAACTCTCTGTCGGCCATATTAGACGGGGAGGCCCGCCTCACTTTTCTCAACCGAGGGGAGGACTATGTGATGAACATGCCCTACGCCCACTGTAAAG GTATCCTGTATGGCACCATGACCCTGGAGCTGGGTGGACAGATCACTATTGCCTGTGAGAAAACAGGCTACAGTGCTCAGCTGGAGTTCAAACTGAAG ccgTTCCTGGGCAGCAGCGACTGCGTCAATGAGATCTATGGAAAGATTAAGCTGGGAAAGGAGGTGTTAGCCACACTAGAAGGACACTGG GACAGCGAGATCTTCATCAATGACAAGAAGACGGGGACAGTGGACACTTTCTGGAATCCGACACCAGACCTGAGACAGAGTCGACTGACCCGCTGCACTGTCCCAccagaggagcagggagagtaTGAATCAGAAAG ACTGTGGCAGCACGTGACCCGGGCCATCAACAACAAGGACCAGACCGAGGCCACCAATGAGAAGTTCATTCTGGAGGAAGCTCAGAGGAAGTCGGCCCGCGAGCGGAAAGCCAAATGCGAGGAGTGGATCTCCGCCCTGTTTGAGCAGGACCCCGTCACTGGAGAGTGGCATTACAGATATGCTGA CACAAGGCCATGGGATCCACTCAACGACCTGATCCAGTTTGAAAAGGACGGCTGCATCCAGACCAAGGTCCGACACCGCACCCCTATG GTAACGGTGCCAAAGAGGAAACATAAGAGTGACAAGCCCAAAAGTCCAGAGAGTGGCTGCTCTTCACCCGAACCCGACCGTCAGGACTCGTCTGGCAGCGAAC GACACAAAAGCAAACATAACAGTCGGCTGAGGAAAAAAGGAGCCGACCTCAGTGAACTTCAAAGTGCCATTGAATCCATAAAGCAGACGCAGGAGGACATTAACAG GAGCATCGGTGTGCTGCGGAGTCGCGCATCGGGCCGGGTGGAGGGCGGCTCCTTCCTCCAGCAGCGCGACTACGTCATCATCGTTTTCCTCATCCTCCTTCAGGTCGTGATCAACTACGTCTTCAAGTAG